TTTTTGGCTGCTAGCCGGCCGTCGTATATTACGTAATATTATGCATCCTAAACGTTATATGATTCGTAAGAAAAAGGCTAGACGACACGATTTCTCCAATGTTGATATCGATGAGTTAAAAAGTATTTTTGTTAATAATACAATTTTGATACGCAAACGGTTAAAAAAGCAAGAAGAAGACTTGGACCCACAAATTTTATCTTATTTGGACAATCGGCGTTCCTTAATTTTAAAACAATTATATGAACGAAGCGTTATTGAACCAGAATTAGTAGAAAATAGTAGTTATTATAAAAAAGAATTGGTTAATGCTTATACTTTTGAACGTCGTCAAATTGATGCATTTGAAAGAGAAGAAAAAATTAATCCATTATCTGCCAACTCTTATCGACAAAAAGTAAATTTATTAGAATCTTTTGCTTTACAAAAGCAAGGGAATTAAAATTAAAAGACCTCAAAAGAAAATTAATCTTTTGAGGTCTTTTTGTCTTTAAAATGATTGTCTTCCATATTATTTAATGCATATTCACAAGCTTGCAATACAACACTTGTAAATGTAGTGTCATTTTGTTGTGCGATTTGACTAATTCGTTCATTCAATCCTTGGGGAAAGCGGATTGTTTTGTTTACTGAATCGTTTTTTTCAGATCTAACTTTAAATTTAGTCATGTGTTCACCTCTATCCTTATGCTTTATTTTAATGGAGATTATAGCTGCTGTATGCACGTTTTTATAAAATGCAAAACGCATTGCAAAAATATAAATGGTTAAAACAATTATAGTCGAGTTTACTTGCTACTATTTTAAATAAAATGAAGGGAAGTTTATAAAATCTCCCTTCTTTTAACATAAAATAATAGATTTAATTGATTTTTGATTGTAATCTGCTTTTATTAGAATAGAGTTTATGAACTATCTTCATTTACATGTCCATTGCAATGGACATATTCCAGGGAAACGCTTTCTGTTATATGCGTTAAGATAAAAATGTAAGGGAGGAAGAGAAACGATGACGGCAAAAGAAAACCGGGAACAAAGTCTGTTACTCCTTCTATCAAAACAAAGAGATTATATCACTTCGAATAAATTAGCGAACGATTTAGCGGTTTCTAAAAAAACAATCTATCGTTTGGTTAAAAAAATCAATGAGAACTATCCAGAAGGTGATTTAATTTCTTCTGAAAAAGGACGGGGATATAAATTAGATTATGAAAAGTATATTTCCATGAATTTGACACAAATGGATAATAGTTCTTCTGCTTATTCACCTGAGGAAAGACGGAATCGAATCATGGAGGAATTATTGTTATCTTCCCCAAAAGCTAAAAATGTATACGATTTATTTAAAGATTACTATGTAGGAGATTCAGTGATTTTTAACGATGAGCAAGTCATCTCGGATCAGTTGGCAGAATATCAATTAAAGTTAATCAGGAAAAATCGTACATTAGCTATCCAAGGAGAAGAAGGAAATATACGACAAGCGATAGCTGATTTCATACAAGCTTTTAATACAGTAGACATTGATGAATTAGCAAGTGTAAAGGAATCAAGGTTAAATACTTATGACGCGTTGTTTGTTCTTAACCAAATAAAGAAAATGGAGAAAAACTTAAAAATGACACTTCCATATCCATATAATATTAACATTTTTTCGCACCTTTATATTTTAATCACGCGTTCAAGAAATGTTGGCTTATTGAAAATTAATGACTGGAACGTTTTGACAAAAGAAGAAAAAGAGCAACTTTCAAAAGATACTACATTGTATGAAGTTGCAAATAGCACAATTACAAATATTGAGCAATATTTAAATAGAAGTTTACCTGAAATTGAAATCTTTTATCTGTATCAATACTTAGCTTCTTCTCGTATGCAAAGTGTAGTTGATGACACGGATAAATTTTCTGAGCAAGTAACTCAAATTACATATACTTATATGGAAGAAATGAGTGAAAAATTAGGAATTTCCATCTTTGATACACGATTTTTTTCTGATCTAGCGAACCATATCAAACCAATGATTAATCGTTTAAAACATAAAATACGTATTAAAAATGGTTTATTGGATGAAATTAAACTTTCTTATAAAGAAATTTACGGAAAAGTAGATAGTGTTTCTAAAACAATAAGTCAACAGTATCATTTGCCCTTGATTAATGAAGATGAAAATGGATTTATTACACTCTATTTTGCCAGAGTACTGGAAACTTACCAGCTACCAATTAAAACGTTAATTGTGTGTACTACAGGAGTTGGAACTTCAGAACTATTAAAAGCGAAGATTGAAAAGAAATTTCCGGAATTAGATGTTATGGACGTTGTAGCAACTAAAAACTTAGACCAATTTCTTAAAAATTATCCAGCGACTGAATTAGTCTTAAGCACAATTAAGTTAAAACAATCATTACCTGTTAACTCGTTATTGGTAAGTGCTATGTTAACTGCTGATGATCAGAGAAGGATTCAACAGAAAATTGAGGAGATCAATCATGATGAATAGCCAACGATTCAATGTTTACCCAAAAAAGAGTTTTTCTTCCAAAGATGAAGTTTTGACATTTTTAGGAAAAGAAAGTAGTCGGTTAGTAGGTATCCCTGCAATGGAATTTAAAGAGCAATTGTTAAAACGGGAAGAACAAGGAAGCATAGAAATTGCTCCTGGGATTTTACTCCCTCATTTTGAAAGCCCTTCTTTTACTCAAAGTAAAGTACTCCTTCTTTCTTTAAACCCAGAAGTAAAAGGCTGGAATTCAGAGATAAACAACGTCAAATTAGTTATAGTTATTTTATTAAAAGCCGAAGAAGAAAGGCCTGTAAAACAAGAAATAGCAGCATTTACTCGAAAATTAGCAGATGACAAGTATTTAGATGAATTAATGAAATTAGGAAATGAATATAATAATTAAGGAGATGATTTTAATGAAAATAGTTGGAGTAGCAGCATGTACAGTAGGGATTGCTCATACGTATATTGCACAAGAAAAGTTAGAAGAAGCAGGAAAAAAAGCAGGTCATGAAGTACACATTGAAACCAGTGGCACGATTGGCGTAGAAAATGCCCTAAGTCCGGAACAAATTCAAGAAGCAGATGTAGTTATCTTAGCAATTGATGTCAAAATTAGTGATCGTGAAAGGTTTGAGAGTAAGCGTGTACTCCAAGTACCAACTGAGGTGGCTATAAAATCACCGAACAAATTGATTCAAAAAGCTGAAGAGGTTGTAAAAGAAGATCAAAAAAATAAGTAGGGGTTGCAAAAATGGAAATTAGCGAAATCTTAGATAAAAACATTATTGAAACAAATCTGAATGTTGCGACAAAGGAAGAAGCTATCGAGCATATTGTTGCTTCGTTAAAAACAAATGATTATATTTCAGAAGAAAAAGCATTTGCCCAAGATATTTATAATCGTGAAAAAGAAGGAAAGACAGGGATTGGCAATTATATTGCCATTCCCCATGGGAAAAGTTCTGTTGTAGATAAGGTAGGTGTAGCGATTTTTATTAATAAACAAGAGATCCCTTGGGAATCGATCGATGAGCACGGAGTCAAAGTCATTGTATTATTCGCTGTGGGAGATAGCAATGAAGGAGCAGAGCAGCACTTAAAATTATTAGCTCTTTTTGCTAAAAAGTTAGGGAACGAAAAAGTGGTACAAAATTTATTAGCAGCCAACACGGCTGATGAAGTGATTGCTAGTTTTGCTCAATAGTGAAGGAGGAAATTCTATATGGAAACAATCAGGCGTTTAAATCTAAAAGGGCACCTATTAACGGCGATCTCGTATTTGATACCGATCGTTTGTGGAGCAGGATTTTTAGTTGCCATTGGTTCAGCCATGGGAGGAGAAAATCCGGCAGATTTAACGGGAAATTTTAGCATTTGGGATGTACTTGCAACGCTCGGAGGAACTACATTAGGACTACTACCAGTTGTTATTTCCACGGGTATTTCTTACTCAATTGCTGAAAAAGTAGGAATTGCACCTGGATTTATTGTAGGGTTAACAGCTAATGCAATAGAAGCCGGTTTTATTGGTGGCTTATTAGGAGGCTTTATTGCAGGATACATGACTATTTTAATCGTGAAATTTTTAAAAGTACCAGAATGGGCTAAAGGGTTAATGACAACCTTAGTGATCCCCTTTTTAAGTGCACTAGTAAGCGGATTAATTATGGTCTATGTTATCGGCACACCGATTTCTGCATTTACTACTTGGCTAACAGGCGTATTAAATAGTTTAAATTCTTCATCCATTCTTGTATTTGGTATAGTAGTAGGTCTTTTAAGTGCAGTTGACTATGGAGGACCGATTAATAAAACGGTTTTTGCTTTTGTCTTGACTTTGCAAGCTGAAGGTATTAACGAACCGATTACTGCTCTGCAACTAGTTAATACTGCTACGCCCATTGGTTTTGGTTTAGCTCATCTTTTTGGTAAAGTCATTAACAAACAAATTTACACACCGACTGAGGTTGAAACGTTGAAATCTACTGTTCCTATGGGAGTCGTAAATGTTGTCGAAGGTGTTATTCCGCTAGCGATGAACGACATTATTCGCAGTGTAATAGCAAGTGCAATAGGAGGGGCCGCTGGTGGTGCAGTTTCTATGACTTTAGGTGCGGATTCGACTGTACCTTTTGGCGGCGTATTAATGCTACCAACGATGTCAAGACCTATGGCGGGTATTTTGGCATTACTTGCAAACATTGTAGTTACAGCTTTAGTGTTGGTAGTTATTAAAAAGAAACTTTCTCCTGAAGACCTTGAAGCGCAAAAAGAAGTTGAAGAAGAAGACATTGATTTGAATGATATTCAAATCTCCTAAGTTTGAGAAAGAAGGACTACACATGAACAATGTACAATTTTCACCATCATTAATGACCATGAATCTGGACAAATTTAAGGAAGAAGTCCGCTTTTTAAATAAACATGTAGATTCTTATCATATCGACATCATGGATGGTCATTATGTACCTAATATTTCTTTATCTCCATGGTTTATTGAAGAGATTCGAAAAATAAGCGATATTCCTATGTCTGCCCATTTGATGGTGACAGATCCAAGTTTTTGGGTCCAACAATTAGTAGATATAAAATGTGAATGGATTTGTATTCACGCAGAAGTACTGGACGGACTTGCTTTTCGTTTAATTGATCAGATTCATGATGCAGGATTAAAAGCAGGGATTGTGTTAAATCCAGAAACACCAGTAGAAACAATTTATCCGTATATTTCTTTATTAGATAAAGTGACGATAATGACGGTTGATCCAGGCTTTGCGGGACAAAAGTTTATTGATTCAAGTTTAGAAAAAATTGTTCAGTTAAGAGAATTAAGAGATAAAAATAATTATCAATATTTAATTGAAATGGACGGTTCATCCAATCGTAAATCTTTTGCGAAAATTGATAAAGCTGGGCCAGATATCTACATTGTTGGAAGAAGTGGATTATTTGGGTTAGCAGAAAATATTGAAAAATCTTGGCAAACCATGATGAAAGACTATAAAGAAACTACTGGTAAGAATTATTATAAAGAATAAAAATTGAGAGTAATTGTTGAATGAAAAAAGCTGTGATATTAGCATCACAGCTTTTTCTTCAATATATTATTTATTCCTTTGAACAGTTGCCTAACTATGCTAAACTCTTAACAATATTACTTTTGTTAAAATCATTAAAAAAGAAGGAATAGCTAATGAGTAAAATTACTGAGAGTATTCGTTTTTTAAAAGAACAAGATTGGATCGACCTAACGCATACAGTTACACCAGAAATGCCGTATTTTCAGGCTTTTAGACCGATTTCAGAGAAAACACTATATACAGTTCAAGCTGATGGATTTTTTGCCAAAGAATATGCATTAGCTACGCAATATGGTACTCATATTGATGCCCCTATTCATTTTTCTGAAGGAAAAAGATCACTTGAAGCATTGGAGATTGAAGACTTTGTTCTACCATTATTGGTGATCCACAAAGAAAAAGAAGTAGAATCTAATCATGATTATATATTAACCGTAGACGATATTTTAGCTTTTGAAAGAGAATATGGAGACATTCCGTCTGGCAGTTTTGTTGCTTTTTCTAGCGGTTGGTCCAAGCGATGGAGTCATTCAGAAAGTTATTATAACTTAGATGAAAATGGGCAAGCGCATACACCGGGCTGGTCTGTGGAAGCATTAAAATTTTTACATAAAAAACGAGCTGTAAAAGCAGTCGGACACGAAACGTTAGATACAGATCCAGCTGTAGAAGAAGCTAAAAACGGCCATTTACTCGGTGAGTTATATTGGTTATCCACTGATAACTACCAAGTTGAAGTAATGAATAACTTGTTCAAGGTTCCTGCTAAAGGGGCTGCGATTATCATTGGAGCACCAAAGATTAAAGCAGCACCTGGATTTAACGTACGAGCCTTTGCCATTGCACCAAAAGAAAACGAATAGTTGTATATTCGTTGTTCATAGGCTTAGGAACTATGTTATAATTGAAAATGAATTTAGTGAAATATAAAACAAGGCGTAGTAAATAAAGAAACTGTAATATTAATGAGAGGGGCTACAAAATTGACAGTAGAAACTAAAAGTAGGGACTATGAATATGGCTTTCATGATGATGTTACCCCTGTTTATTCTAGTGGTAGTGGGTTAACTGAAGAAACTGTACGAGAAATGTCTCGTTTAAAAAAAGAACCGCAATGGATGCTTGATTATCGATTGCATTCATTAGAGCTATTTCATAAGATTCCTTTGCCCGATTGGGGACCGGATTTATCCGAGATTAATTTTGATGATGTGATTTATTTTCAACGCTCTAGTGAAAAAAATACGAACAATTGGGATGATGTACCAGATAAAATAAAAAACACTTTTGAACGCTTAGGCATTCCTCAAGCCGAACGTAAATACTTAGCAGGAGCAGCTGCGCAGTATGAGTCTGAGGTGGTTTATCATAATATGAAAGAAGAGTTTGCCAAACAAGGTGTGATTTTTACTGATACGGATACTGCCTTGCAAAAATATCCAGAACTAGTCAAAGAGTATTTTGCTAGTGTGATTTCTAATTCTGAACATAAGTTTACCGCATTAAATGGGGCAGTTTGGTCGGGAGGTACATTTATATATGTTCCTAAAGGTGTTCAGTGCGAGATTCCAGTTCAAACGTATTTTCGAATTAATGGTGAAAATGCAGGCCAATTTGAGCGATCGTTAATTATTGTCGATGAAGGAGCTTCTATCCAATATATTGAAGGATGTACGGCGCCAAACTATTCAGCAAATAGCCTCCACGCAGCTAGCGTTGAAATCGTTGTGAAAAAAGATGCTTTTTGCCGTTATACGACTATTCAAAACTGGTCAGATAATGTGTATAATCTGGTTACTGAAAGAGGTACAGTAGAAGAAAATGGAACTTTGGAATGGATTGATGGTAATCTTGGGAGTAAGGTAAATATGAAATACCCATGTAGTATTTTAAAAGGCCCTCATTCTAAAACTTCCGTATTGTCAATGGCTTTTGCTAATTATGGCCAACACTTAGATGCGGGTTGTAAAGTGTATCACAACGCTTCAAATACTTCCAGTACATTAATTTCCAAATCAGTGGCAAAAGGCGGTGGAAAAACTGATTACCGTGGGCAAGTTTCGTTTGGTCGTGATAGCACTGGATCTAAATCCCATATTGAATGTGATACGATTTTAATGGATGACGAATCTACTTCTGATACGATTCCTTATAATGAAATTTTAAATAATAATGTTGCTTTAGAACATGAAGCTAGTGTATCCAAAATTTCTGAGGACCAATTATTTTACTTAATGTCACGTGGTATTAGTGAAGAAGACGCTACAGCGATGATTATCAATGGATTTATGGACCCCATTACCAAAGAACTACCGATGGAATATGCAGTAGAAATGAACCAACTGATCAATATGAGCATGGAAGGTTCAGTTGGTTAATGTTTTAAGACTTAGTAAGAAAGAGTTCTTTCTTACTAAGTTTTTGCTTTTTGTAAAAAGCTCTATTGAATTTTAATACTTTTGTGATATAGTTAACTTGGTTTAAGCGTAATAGAGGTTTTATAAGGGAGAAGGTGTCAATATATGACATTGGCAAAAATTATATATGCAAGTATGACTGGAAATACAGAAGAAATTTCGGAGATTTTAGAAGAGCAATTGATTCAATTAGATATAGAAGTTGAGCGATTAGAAGCAGAAGATGCTGAAGAAGACTTCTTTGATAATGCAGACATTTGTGTTCTAGCGACTTATACTTATGATGAAGGAGAATTACCTTTTGATTTAGAAGATTTTTACGATGATTTACCTGACCGCGATCTTTCAGGAAAAATTTATGGCGTTGTCGGAAGTGGTGACAGTGACTTATATCCTGACTTTTTCTGTGTTGCAGCTGATGAGTTTGATCGTTTATTTAGCGAAGCAGGGGCTAAGCGAGGACATGAGGTCGTAAAAATTGAAAATGATGCAGAAGATGAAGATAAGCTCCGGTTAGAAGAATTTGTAGCGGCATTAGTTAATAGCTAATGACTAGGAGGAACATGGCTCTTAAACAAGAAGTATCCTGACGTTTTGTTAAAAAACAAAATATCAGGAATTTTTTTGTTGCAATTGTTAGCCCATTAAGTGTAAAATCTACGAAGGTAATGTAGACAAATACAAAAAAGAAAGCTATTCTATTAACTAGATTGACCGATGCTAGTTAATAGAGGCAGTTTCTTATGGCGTTTGTTATACTATTTTTAGTGGAAACAATAAAAAATGAGATACTTTTATGTAAAGAAAAAGCAAGTATAAACAGTTTCTTTGCAATATTGTTTTGTACATATTACCATAATAGTTGAACTACGTATATTTGAAAGGAGAAAAAAAGGTTATTATGACTAATCAAAAAATAGATGGATGGGTAGCAGGACTCAAAGTACTCGAAGAGTGGGGCGTAAATGACGTCTTCGGTATTCCTGCAGGCTCATTAAATTCTTTGATGGATGCACTTGAAAAGGAACAAGACAATATTAACTTTATTCAAGTTCGTCATGAAGAAACAGGAGCGCAAGGTGCAGCAATGTACGCTAAATTCAACGACAAATTAGGTGTTTGTATTGGCTCTGCCGGACCTGGCGCAACTCATTTGTACAACGGTTTATATGACGCAAAATTTGACCATGTTCCAGTATTAGCTATTTTGGGTCAACGTGCACTCAGAGAATCTAACATGGATGCTTTCCAAGAAATGAACCAAAATCCATTATTTAATGATGTAGCAGTGTATAATCGTCGTGTGGCTTATCCTGAGCAATTGCCTAAAGTGCTTGATGAAGGTATTCGCGCAGCAATTGCAAATAAAGGTGTAGCTGCTGTTGAAGTTCCAGTTGATTTTGGTTGGGAACAGTTAGACACAGCAACTCGTTATTCATCTGCTGAAGACTACCGCGATTTCCCTGAACTTGGGTTAAATGAAACAGATATCGATGCAGCAGTCGAAGCTTTATCCAACGCTAAACGTCCAGTGATTTATGCTGGGAAAGGTACACGTGGTCATTCAGAAGACGTTATTGCATTAAGTCGTAAAATTAAAGCACCTGTTGCTATCACAGGAATTAACTTTGACGATTACAACTATGAATTTGATGCACTTTTGGGTTCTGCTCACCGTGTAGGTTGGAAACCAGCAAATGAAGTTTTTGAAGAAGCAGACGCGGTCCTTTTTGCTGGTAGTAATTTCCCATTTGCTGAAATAACAGGCAAATTTGATCATGTGGACAAGTTTATCCAAGTTGATATTGACCAACAAAAACTAGGTAAACGTCATTTTGCTGACGTTGCAATTCTTGGTGATGCTGCTACTGCTATTAGAGCCATTACAGATAAGATTGACGAAAAAGAAGATAATGGTTGGTATCAAGCAAATGTTGATAATGCTGCAAACTGGAAGGCTTATATGCAAAAATTAGAAAATAAAACTTCTGGACCTTTACAACTTTATCAAGTATTTAAAGCAATTAATGATGTATCCAAAGAAAATGCTGCTTACTCAATTGACGTAGGTAATACTACACAAACTTCTATTCGTCACTTACACATGACACCGAAAAACTTATGGCGTACTTCTGAAGTATTCGCCACTATGGGTAATGGTTTACCAGGTGCTTTGGCAGCTAAATTAGGACAACCTAACCGTCAGGTTTGGAACTTATCTGGTGACGGTGGTTTTTCTATGGCAATGCAAGATGTTGTTACAGCTGTGAAGTACAATCTACCTTCTATTCATGTAATATTTACCAACGAGCGTTTTGGTTTTATTCGTGATGAACAAGAAGACACAAACGATAACTACTACGGTGTTGATATAACAGATGTAGACTTTGCAGCAATTGCTAAAGCGCAAGGAGCTGTAGGTTATACAGTTACCGAAATTTCACAATTAGAAGATGTTTTTGCAAAAGCAAAAGCTGATGAAGAAGCAGGACGCGTTGTATTAATCGATGCTAAAATTACAGAAGAACGTCCACTTCCAGTAGAAGAATTGAAATTAGGTCCATACTTCTTCTCAAAAAATGAAGTAGACGAATTCAAATCACGCTATGAAGCTGAAGAACTACAACCATTTAGCCATTACTTGGAAGAACATGGTTTGGAAGTTGAACAACACAACAACTAATAGATATTAGCTAGTAAGAAAGGTAGTTCTTAATAATAGGGACTATCCCAAATAAAGAAGCGATCGAAGATGAGTAAATTCATTTTCCATCGCTTCTTTTTTATTATTAAAAAACTTGATGAAACTAGAGTAGCTTTAACGAAGTAGCACTAGAAATAAGGCAAACTAGAGTAGCTTTAGTAAAGTAGCACTAGAAATAAGGCAAACTAGGGTAACTTTAGCAAAGTAACTTGAAAT
This region of Tetragenococcus osmophilus genomic DNA includes:
- the alsE gene encoding D-allulose 6-phosphate 3-epimerase; translated protein: MNNVQFSPSLMTMNLDKFKEEVRFLNKHVDSYHIDIMDGHYVPNISLSPWFIEEIRKISDIPMSAHLMVTDPSFWVQQLVDIKCEWICIHAEVLDGLAFRLIDQIHDAGLKAGIVLNPETPVETIYPYISLLDKVTIMTVDPGFAGQKFIDSSLEKIVQLRELRDKNNYQYLIEMDGSSNRKSFAKIDKAGPDIYIVGRSGLFGLAENIEKSWQTMMKDYKETTGKNYYKE
- the sufB gene encoding Fe-S cluster assembly protein SufB translates to MRGATKLTVETKSRDYEYGFHDDVTPVYSSGSGLTEETVREMSRLKKEPQWMLDYRLHSLELFHKIPLPDWGPDLSEINFDDVIYFQRSSEKNTNNWDDVPDKIKNTFERLGIPQAERKYLAGAAAQYESEVVYHNMKEEFAKQGVIFTDTDTALQKYPELVKEYFASVISNSEHKFTALNGAVWSGGTFIYVPKGVQCEIPVQTYFRINGENAGQFERSLIIVDEGASIQYIEGCTAPNYSANSLHAASVEIVVKKDAFCRYTTIQNWSDNVYNLVTERGTVEENGTLEWIDGNLGSKVNMKYPCSILKGPHSKTSVLSMAFANYGQHLDAGCKVYHNASNTSSTLISKSVAKGGGKTDYRGQVSFGRDSTGSKSHIECDTILMDDESTSDTIPYNEILNNNVALEHEASVSKISEDQLFYLMSRGISEEDATAMIINGFMDPITKELPMEYAVEMNQLINMSMEGSVG
- the spxB gene encoding pyruvate oxidase → MTNQKIDGWVAGLKVLEEWGVNDVFGIPAGSLNSLMDALEKEQDNINFIQVRHEETGAQGAAMYAKFNDKLGVCIGSAGPGATHLYNGLYDAKFDHVPVLAILGQRALRESNMDAFQEMNQNPLFNDVAVYNRRVAYPEQLPKVLDEGIRAAIANKGVAAVEVPVDFGWEQLDTATRYSSAEDYRDFPELGLNETDIDAAVEALSNAKRPVIYAGKGTRGHSEDVIALSRKIKAPVAITGINFDDYNYEFDALLGSAHRVGWKPANEVFEEADAVLFAGSNFPFAEITGKFDHVDKFIQVDIDQQKLGKRHFADVAILGDAATAIRAITDKIDEKEDNGWYQANVDNAANWKAYMQKLENKTSGPLQLYQVFKAINDVSKENAAYSIDVGNTTQTSIRHLHMTPKNLWRTSEVFATMGNGLPGALAAKLGQPNRQVWNLSGDGGFSMAMQDVVTAVKYNLPSIHVIFTNERFGFIRDEQEDTNDNYYGVDITDVDFAAIAKAQGAVGYTVTEISQLEDVFAKAKADEEAGRVVLIDAKITEERPLPVEELKLGPYFFSKNEVDEFKSRYEAEELQPFSHYLEEHGLEVEQHNN
- a CDS encoding PTS fructose transporter subunit IIC → METIRRLNLKGHLLTAISYLIPIVCGAGFLVAIGSAMGGENPADLTGNFSIWDVLATLGGTTLGLLPVVISTGISYSIAEKVGIAPGFIVGLTANAIEAGFIGGLLGGFIAGYMTILIVKFLKVPEWAKGLMTTLVIPFLSALVSGLIMVYVIGTPISAFTTWLTGVLNSLNSSSILVFGIVVGLLSAVDYGGPINKTVFAFVLTLQAEGINEPITALQLVNTATPIGFGLAHLFGKVINKQIYTPTEVETLKSTVPMGVVNVVEGVIPLAMNDIIRSVIASAIGGAAGGAVSMTLGADSTVPFGGVLMLPTMSRPMAGILALLANIVVTALVLVVIKKKLSPEDLEAQKEVEEEDIDLNDIQIS
- a CDS encoding BglG family transcription antiterminator, with product MTAKENREQSLLLLLSKQRDYITSNKLANDLAVSKKTIYRLVKKINENYPEGDLISSEKGRGYKLDYEKYISMNLTQMDNSSSAYSPEERRNRIMEELLLSSPKAKNVYDLFKDYYVGDSVIFNDEQVISDQLAEYQLKLIRKNRTLAIQGEEGNIRQAIADFIQAFNTVDIDELASVKESRLNTYDALFVLNQIKKMEKNLKMTLPYPYNINIFSHLYILITRSRNVGLLKINDWNVLTKEEKEQLSKDTTLYEVANSTITNIEQYLNRSLPEIEIFYLYQYLASSRMQSVVDDTDKFSEQVTQITYTYMEEMSEKLGISIFDTRFFSDLANHIKPMINRLKHKIRIKNGLLDEIKLSYKEIYGKVDSVSKTISQQYHLPLINEDENGFITLYFARVLETYQLPIKTLIVCTTGVGTSELLKAKIEKKFPELDVMDVVATKNLDQFLKNYPATELVLSTIKLKQSLPVNSLLVSAMLTADDQRRIQQKIEEINHDE
- a CDS encoding PTS sugar transporter subunit IIA — its product is MEISEILDKNIIETNLNVATKEEAIEHIVASLKTNDYISEEKAFAQDIYNREKEGKTGIGNYIAIPHGKSSVVDKVGVAIFINKQEIPWESIDEHGVKVIVLFAVGDSNEGAEQHLKLLALFAKKLGNEKVVQNLLAANTADEVIASFAQ
- a CDS encoding flavodoxin, coding for MTLAKIIYASMTGNTEEISEILEEQLIQLDIEVERLEAEDAEEDFFDNADICVLATYTYDEGELPFDLEDFYDDLPDRDLSGKIYGVVGSGDSDLYPDFFCVAADEFDRLFSEAGAKRGHEVVKIENDAEDEDKLRLEEFVAALVNS
- a CDS encoding cyclase family protein: MSKITESIRFLKEQDWIDLTHTVTPEMPYFQAFRPISEKTLYTVQADGFFAKEYALATQYGTHIDAPIHFSEGKRSLEALEIEDFVLPLLVIHKEKEVESNHDYILTVDDILAFEREYGDIPSGSFVAFSSGWSKRWSHSESYYNLDENGQAHTPGWSVEALKFLHKKRAVKAVGHETLDTDPAVEEAKNGHLLGELYWLSTDNYQVEVMNNLFKVPAKGAAIIIGAPKIKAAPGFNVRAFAIAPKENE
- a CDS encoding PTS fructose transporter subunit IIB, with amino-acid sequence MKIVGVAACTVGIAHTYIAQEKLEEAGKKAGHEVHIETSGTIGVENALSPEQIQEADVVILAIDVKISDRERFESKRVLQVPTEVAIKSPNKLIQKAEEVVKEDQKNK
- a CDS encoding PTS sugar transporter subunit IIA; amino-acid sequence: MMNSQRFNVYPKKSFSSKDEVLTFLGKESSRLVGIPAMEFKEQLLKREEQGSIEIAPGILLPHFESPSFTQSKVLLLSLNPEVKGWNSEINNVKLVIVILLKAEEERPVKQEIAAFTRKLADDKYLDELMKLGNEYNN